Proteins from a single region of Longimicrobiales bacterium:
- a CDS encoding acyltransferase yields the protein MGLFATVRAEVGDHHTAFVFGLPGRVGNRARNWWLRRRAASSGGRLFIDRNCVFMDPERMSFGLEFRCGADCFFSAQGGQLSFGARVSLNRGVHLNASVAGEIVIGDDVLMGPGVMLRSADHIFGDPDRLIREQGHAGGRIEVESDVWLGANVVVVRGVTIGKGAVVGAGAVVTKDLPPYSISVGVPARQIAVRSGAMPDPG from the coding sequence GTGGGTCTGTTTGCGACGGTCCGAGCTGAGGTGGGGGATCACCATACGGCATTCGTCTTCGGACTTCCGGGTCGGGTCGGGAATCGGGCGCGAAATTGGTGGCTTCGGCGGCGGGCGGCATCCAGCGGGGGCCGGCTGTTCATCGATCGCAACTGCGTGTTTATGGATCCGGAACGAATGAGTTTTGGGTTGGAGTTTCGATGCGGAGCGGACTGCTTTTTCAGCGCTCAGGGTGGGCAACTGTCGTTTGGCGCGCGGGTGTCGCTCAATCGCGGGGTGCATCTGAATGCGTCGGTCGCGGGCGAGATCGTCATTGGCGACGATGTGCTGATGGGTCCGGGGGTCATGCTCCGTAGTGCCGATCATATCTTTGGTGACCCCGACAGATTGATACGCGAGCAAGGGCACGCCGGAGGCAGGATCGAGGTTGAATCCGACGTATGGCTTGGGGCTAACGTCGTCGTCGTGCGAGGTGTGACGATCGGAAAAGGGGCGGTGGTGGGCGCCGGGGCCGTGGTCACAAAAGACCTGCCGCCGTATTCAATCTCGGTGGGAGTCCCTGCGCGCCAGATCGCGGTTCGGAGCGGCGCCATGCCCGACCCGGGATGA
- a CDS encoding sulfatase-like hydrolase/transferase, with protein sequence MSLKSRLKEFYETWLEPPGLRELRTRPPEQGLQKFWNGGDVPLPPHEAAFAQRAGLEGRSITRRDETRPCLLIKSNATLPVVDGAGARFVQIGLMADAWRPDSTVRLSAGGVEVRHSRLKPGRWLDVRLELPAGGATELEVASDQPLWVSVPRTVHAAAGGAPRHVVVLVLDGMARRVVEAMEAASPDGPITPNIERFFAEGYHAPLGFSASDWTFPTTSSFFTGQLPSQHGMVHPRLEMHHRTDRPLLAERFQEAGYHTLLMSCGNRLTPAFDVHRGVDRFLYHWPYEGRTTFDYRPETWISEILGHLASHRDDRTFSYIHFPDTHPAWNLPPLTRAFNLGRSGHSSGHDLDHLESGSTSREQGLQLLRLRLRELDRLLGGLFDWIDRELADDTLVVLTADHGSPWLGFPDPLTGPKINLSEFRTGIEFRMRGAGVPQKVEERVVCPNLDLLPTLSGLMGWAGSDDWDGVDLLDPSANREYCITECLYRTEYEIAVNDAKGQWIEKYPLDEEANRVTGPAFWKGWFPVGSMSFGEPLMDHDPNREAIVQQHLSSRGILA encoded by the coding sequence ATGTCACTCAAATCTCGCCTGAAAGAGTTCTACGAAACCTGGCTCGAGCCGCCGGGGTTGCGGGAGCTTCGCACACGACCTCCAGAGCAGGGGCTCCAGAAGTTCTGGAACGGTGGAGATGTGCCGCTCCCGCCCCATGAGGCGGCCTTTGCTCAACGTGCAGGCCTTGAGGGGCGATCCATCACCCGGCGCGACGAGACGCGACCCTGTCTCCTGATCAAATCGAACGCGACCCTACCTGTAGTGGACGGGGCCGGTGCCCGGTTCGTTCAGATCGGCCTGATGGCAGATGCCTGGCGCCCCGACTCGACTGTCCGGCTGTCAGCGGGTGGCGTCGAGGTCCGACATTCTCGGTTGAAGCCCGGCCGATGGCTGGATGTTCGCCTGGAATTGCCCGCTGGGGGCGCGACCGAATTGGAGGTTGCCTCCGATCAACCGCTCTGGGTCTCGGTGCCCCGTACTGTCCACGCGGCGGCCGGCGGCGCTCCGCGCCACGTCGTGGTTCTGGTGCTGGATGGGATGGCGCGAAGGGTGGTTGAAGCCATGGAGGCTGCGTCACCGGATGGGCCGATTACTCCGAACATTGAGCGATTCTTTGCCGAGGGTTATCACGCCCCACTCGGGTTCTCGGCGTCTGACTGGACGTTCCCGACGACCTCGAGCTTCTTCACTGGCCAACTGCCCAGTCAGCACGGAATGGTGCACCCCAGACTCGAGATGCATCACCGGACAGACCGCCCACTTCTTGCCGAACGGTTTCAGGAGGCGGGCTACCACACGCTTCTGATGTCCTGCGGCAATAGGCTTACGCCGGCGTTTGACGTACATCGCGGGGTCGACCGCTTCCTCTATCATTGGCCGTACGAAGGCAGGACGACGTTCGACTATCGCCCCGAGACTTGGATCTCGGAGATCCTGGGGCATCTCGCGTCTCACCGAGACGACCGGACCTTCAGCTACATCCATTTTCCCGACACGCATCCGGCCTGGAACCTCCCCCCGCTGACCCGGGCCTTCAATCTTGGGCGTTCAGGACATTCAAGCGGCCACGATCTGGACCACCTGGAGAGCGGATCCACCTCTAGAGAGCAGGGGCTTCAGCTCCTTCGACTTCGCCTGCGCGAACTGGATCGTCTTCTTGGCGGGCTCTTCGACTGGATTGACCGCGAGTTGGCCGATGACACGCTGGTCGTTCTCACGGCCGATCACGGCTCGCCCTGGCTCGGTTTCCCCGACCCACTTACGGGTCCGAAAATCAACCTGAGCGAGTTCCGCACGGGAATCGAGTTCCGGATGCGCGGCGCCGGGGTCCCCCAGAAGGTGGAGGAGCGAGTGGTCTGCCCAAACCTTGATCTACTCCCGACGCTGTCGGGGCTGATGGGTTGGGCTGGGTCCGACGATTGGGACGGGGTCGATCTGCTCGACCCATCGGCGAATCGTGAGTACTGCATTACGGAATGCCTCTACAGGACTGAATACGAGATCGCGGTGAATGACGCCAAGGGTCAGTGGATTGAGAAGTACCCACTGGACGAGGAGGCCAACCGTGTGACCGGGCCGGCTTTCTGGAAAGGCTGGTTCCCCGTTGGGTCCATGAGTTTTGGGGAACCCCTTATGGATCACGACCCCAACCGGGAGGCGATAGTCCAGCAGCATCTGTCATCCCGGGGGATTCTGGCTTGA
- a CDS encoding GNAT family N-acetyltransferase, with the protein MSGAAAMIDLGDGAFLRPMVVGDVTEAYVEGLNDPLVNRFLVGPRSARQSMETVQSFVRMNSSDLNSTLFGFFLNGVLRGTVRVHRQEDGRHYLGLAIFDRSIWGQGWGGRLVSGVTDHALSEMGLGQIFAVIEEENLGSQKAFERAGYQRQPTDDVVSNEVQKQMWKKELTSDDQAKTENA; encoded by the coding sequence ATGAGTGGGGCGGCGGCGATGATCGATCTGGGGGACGGCGCATTCCTTCGCCCTATGGTCGTCGGTGATGTTACAGAGGCGTACGTCGAAGGCCTCAACGATCCGTTAGTGAATCGTTTCCTTGTGGGGCCGCGAAGTGCCAGACAATCGATGGAGACGGTGCAGAGCTTCGTTCGGATGAACTCTTCCGACCTGAATTCGACACTCTTTGGCTTCTTCCTCAATGGGGTCCTGCGTGGGACGGTCCGGGTCCACCGTCAGGAGGACGGGCGCCACTACTTGGGGCTTGCGATCTTCGACCGGTCGATTTGGGGGCAGGGTTGGGGTGGCCGTCTGGTTTCAGGCGTCACCGATCATGCGCTATCCGAAATGGGCCTGGGTCAGATTTTTGCTGTCATCGAGGAGGAGAACCTCGGTTCACAGAAGGCCTTTGAACGCGCAGGTTACCAACGGCAGCCCACGGACGACGTGGTCAGCAATGAAGTCCAGAAGCAGATGTGGAAGAAGGAACTGACTTCCGATGATCAAGCAAAGACGGAGAACGCATGA
- a CDS encoding glycosyltransferase family 2 protein, which translates to MDRSQVAVVIPAFNECETIRAVVRSVEQYGIPIVVDDASSDGTGAEAAAAGATVVRLESNGGYDKALDAGFAQANGMGMSAVVTLDGDGQHDPDSIGSFLSELAGGADLVVGIRPYKARMAEGLFGLVTRARYGLLDPLCGLKAYRIELYQSLGHFDRRDSVGTELMFHGLRNGFRVRQLPIPLRPREGESRFGQSFRGNLKILRAIMNMWR; encoded by the coding sequence GTGGATCGATCTCAAGTAGCAGTGGTCATCCCCGCATTCAATGAATGCGAGACGATCCGCGCCGTAGTTCGCTCCGTGGAGCAGTACGGCATCCCGATCGTTGTGGACGACGCCTCCTCAGACGGCACCGGCGCAGAGGCCGCGGCCGCGGGGGCGACTGTCGTGCGGCTGGAGTCGAACGGCGGATATGACAAGGCGCTCGATGCCGGCTTTGCCCAGGCCAATGGCATGGGGATGTCGGCTGTGGTGACGCTTGACGGTGACGGGCAGCATGATCCGGACTCAATCGGCTCGTTTTTGTCCGAATTGGCGGGCGGCGCCGACCTGGTAGTCGGTATTCGGCCCTATAAGGCACGAATGGCCGAAGGCCTTTTCGGGCTCGTGACCCGCGCCCGCTACGGACTTTTAGACCCGCTCTGTGGGCTCAAGGCCTATCGGATCGAGTTGTATCAATCGCTTGGGCATTTCGATCGCCGCGATTCAGTCGGAACAGAGCTGATGTTCCACGGGCTCCGGAACGGCTTTCGTGTTCGACAGCTTCCGATCCCACTCCGGCCGCGAGAAGGTGAATCCAGATTCGGACAGAGCTTCCGGGGGAATTTGAAGATCCTGCGGGCCATCATGAACATGTGGCGATGA
- a CDS encoding N-acetylneuraminate synthase family protein translates to MTDKKHDTRTFQIGQDRVGPDQPTYFIADVAANHDGDLTRARDLIHLAAEAGADAAKFQHFSASTIVSDRGFKDLGGQLDHQASWKKSVFEVYEDASIDPNWTEVLKETCDTAGITFFTSPYSFDLVDEVDRFVPAYKVGSGDITWTDIIRYMAAKGKPMLIASGAATTDDVVRAVDAALEFTSDVCLMQCNTNYTGSHENFRHIHLRVLETFRAMYPNVLLGLSDHTPGHATVLGAVSLGARIVEKHFTDDCERVGPDHGFSLDPSAWCEMVDRTRELELALGSGAKRIAENEIQTVVVQRRAIRARREIGEGTIVTADDLEVLRPCPADGLPPHRMDEVVGRVSTRTVQPGEHIRWIDLK, encoded by the coding sequence ATGACAGACAAGAAGCACGACACGAGGACCTTCCAGATCGGACAGGATCGGGTTGGACCCGATCAGCCGACCTATTTTATTGCCGATGTTGCTGCCAATCATGATGGCGACCTGACTCGCGCCCGCGACCTGATTCATCTGGCCGCCGAGGCAGGGGCTGATGCTGCCAAATTTCAGCATTTCTCGGCATCTACTATCGTCAGTGATAGAGGGTTCAAGGACCTGGGGGGGCAGTTGGACCATCAGGCGAGTTGGAAGAAATCGGTCTTCGAGGTCTATGAGGACGCATCCATAGATCCGAACTGGACCGAGGTTCTCAAAGAAACCTGTGATACCGCTGGGATTACATTCTTCACCAGCCCGTACTCGTTCGATCTGGTGGACGAGGTTGATCGGTTCGTACCGGCGTACAAGGTCGGATCGGGTGACATCACCTGGACCGATATCATTCGGTACATGGCGGCCAAAGGAAAGCCGATGCTGATCGCGTCGGGGGCAGCCACTACCGACGATGTAGTGCGGGCGGTCGACGCCGCGCTGGAGTTCACGTCAGACGTCTGCCTGATGCAGTGCAACACCAACTACACTGGCAGCCACGAGAATTTCCGGCATATCCATCTTCGGGTCCTTGAGACATTCCGAGCCATGTACCCCAACGTTCTGCTGGGGTTGAGTGACCATACCCCCGGGCATGCCACGGTCCTGGGCGCGGTTTCCCTTGGAGCGCGTATCGTCGAGAAACACTTCACAGACGATTGCGAACGAGTCGGGCCGGATCACGGCTTCTCGCTCGATCCGTCAGCATGGTGCGAGATGGTCGATCGAACCAGAGAACTGGAGTTGGCCCTTGGGTCAGGCGCAAAGCGCATTGCCGAGAACGAGATACAGACGGTAGTGGTCCAGCGACGAGCGATTCGAGCGCGTCGGGAGATCGGAGAAGGGACCATCGTGACAGCGGACGATCTGGAGGTCCTTCGTCCCTGTCCGGCGGATGGCCTGCCACCCCATCGAATGGATGAGGTTGTGGGACGTGTGAGTACGAGAACGGTGCAACCCGGGGAGCACATTCGGTGGATCGATCTCAAGTAG
- a CDS encoding SDR family oxidoreductase has protein sequence MSLPGKVLVTGGTGLLGSRLSPWLKERGWDVVVQGREHGGDVQCDLTDASAVQRLVGEVRPAAVVQLVSLTNVDLCERDPHLAYLVNVRSVENIVAAMDQIADAHLVHISTDHIYDAPGANREDALMLRNTYGLTKLWAERIAMDKPATVLRTNFFGRSHLDWRGSFSDWVAKAMTDPESVTLLTDVMFSPLSIETLSDVITRSLSVRPAGIFNAGSREGLSKRDFAHLVAKTLGGSMEGAKDGRQSDLTLDAARPAAMMMDSSKLEAALGITLPTLTEEIETAEL, from the coding sequence GTGAGTCTTCCAGGGAAGGTGCTCGTAACCGGCGGGACGGGTTTGCTGGGCAGTCGCCTGTCGCCCTGGCTCAAAGAGCGTGGGTGGGACGTGGTCGTGCAGGGAAGAGAACATGGAGGGGACGTTCAGTGTGATCTGACGGATGCGTCGGCGGTACAGCGCCTGGTCGGGGAAGTCCGCCCTGCTGCGGTGGTGCAGCTGGTGAGTCTCACGAATGTGGACCTCTGTGAGAGGGACCCACACCTGGCTTATCTGGTCAACGTGAGGTCCGTCGAGAATATCGTCGCTGCCATGGATCAGATCGCTGATGCACATCTCGTCCACATCTCTACCGACCACATCTATGACGCCCCCGGCGCGAACCGCGAGGACGCGCTTATGTTGCGGAACACCTACGGTCTCACGAAGCTGTGGGCTGAACGGATTGCGATGGATAAGCCTGCCACTGTCTTGAGGACTAACTTCTTCGGGCGCAGTCACTTGGACTGGAGAGGCAGCTTCTCAGACTGGGTCGCCAAGGCGATGACCGATCCGGAAAGCGTGACGCTTCTCACCGACGTCATGTTCAGCCCCTTGTCCATTGAGACGCTATCTGATGTGATTACCAGATCGCTCAGCGTCCGGCCGGCGGGCATTTTCAACGCCGGGAGTCGCGAAGGATTGAGCAAACGTGACTTTGCGCACCTAGTTGCAAAGACACTTGGGGGCAGTATGGAAGGCGCCAAAGACGGTCGTCAAAGCGACCTCACGCTTGATGCAGCACGCCCGGCCGCGATGATGATGGACAGCTCGAAACTCGAAGCTGCTCTTGGAATAACGCTGCCCACCCTGACCGAAGAAATCGAAACGGCAGAGCTATGA
- a CDS encoding aminotransferase class III-fold pyridoxal phosphate-dependent enzyme, whose protein sequence is MKTAIADVTRSLAMQERARASIPGVTQLLSKRPDQFSAGVWPGYFERAAGSQVWDLDGNVYRDMSISGIGANVLGYADAEVDAAVIEAIQRGVSSSLNCPEEVELAELLTDIHPWATNARFARTGGEAMTLAVRLARATTGRDLVAICGYHGWHDWYLAANLGDLDALDGQLLPGLDPAGVPRSLKDSALTFRYNRLDQIQAIVAEHGSRLAAIVMEPQRDAPPAEDFLSGCRELASQSGAVLIFDEISSGLRINTGGIHLTFGVEPDVAVFSKALGNGYAIAAVIGIHAVMQAAQKTFISSTNWTERVGPVAALATLRKHARVDAGARLNQLGLDVQAGWRAAAADAGLPIQVGGMPPLSKFGFDAGDPLEMKALFVQKMLDRGFLASTLYYAMYAHADEDVALYLEAVAEVFGEMKQLVESDGVRGALRGAPSVAGFARLS, encoded by the coding sequence ATGAAGACGGCGATCGCAGATGTGACGCGTTCACTCGCGATGCAGGAGCGCGCCCGGGCGTCCATTCCGGGTGTGACGCAGCTGCTTTCCAAACGGCCGGACCAGTTTTCTGCCGGGGTGTGGCCGGGGTATTTCGAGCGAGCGGCAGGGTCGCAAGTCTGGGACCTAGACGGCAACGTCTATCGCGACATGAGCATCTCTGGAATTGGGGCGAATGTTCTGGGATATGCCGATGCCGAAGTTGACGCGGCGGTGATCGAGGCCATCCAGCGTGGCGTGTCGTCGTCGTTGAATTGCCCCGAAGAGGTAGAACTCGCCGAGCTTCTAACGGATATCCACCCTTGGGCGACGAACGCCCGGTTCGCCCGCACCGGCGGAGAGGCCATGACCCTGGCTGTGCGCCTGGCGCGCGCGACCACCGGGCGCGATCTAGTTGCGATCTGCGGATATCACGGATGGCACGACTGGTACCTGGCCGCAAACCTGGGGGATCTCGACGCCCTGGACGGTCAGCTGCTTCCCGGGTTGGATCCGGCCGGCGTTCCTCGCTCACTGAAAGACTCGGCCCTGACCTTCCGTTACAACCGCCTAGATCAGATTCAGGCGATTGTTGCCGAGCATGGCTCCCGCCTGGCTGCCATCGTCATGGAGCCCCAGCGCGATGCACCTCCGGCCGAGGACTTCCTGAGCGGATGCAGAGAATTGGCATCCCAGTCAGGGGCGGTGCTGATCTTCGATGAGATCTCCTCAGGTCTTCGAATCAACACCGGAGGAATTCATCTCACTTTTGGTGTTGAGCCCGATGTAGCCGTTTTTTCAAAGGCGCTCGGGAACGGCTATGCGATCGCGGCGGTCATTGGCATTCATGCGGTGATGCAGGCCGCACAGAAGACGTTCATCAGCAGCACCAACTGGACGGAACGGGTGGGGCCGGTGGCAGCACTGGCCACGCTGCGAAAGCATGCACGGGTTGATGCTGGGGCACGGCTCAACCAGCTCGGTCTGGATGTCCAAGCGGGGTGGCGCGCGGCTGCGGCCGATGCCGGCCTGCCGATCCAAGTGGGTGGCATGCCGCCGCTTTCGAAATTCGGCTTCGACGCGGGCGATCCCCTCGAGATGAAGGCGCTCTTTGTGCAGAAAATGCTCGACCGGGGTTTCCTTGCCAGTACCCTCTACTACGCCATGTACGCCCACGCCGACGAGGACGTGGCCCTCTATTTGGAAGCTGTTGCGGAGGTGTTTGGCGAAATGAAGCAGTTGGTCGAATCCGATGGTGTCCGGGGCGCTCTTCGAGGCGCGCCGTCAGTAGCTGGTTTTGCGAGGCTTTCGTGA
- a CDS encoding N-acetylneuraminate synthase family protein — protein MSDLRIIAEAAQGYLPLTADRGSLETALLMTRAAAVAGADAIKFQIVYVEELAYPGNVHFDIFRRLEMPTEDWQTVRDYAKGSGLEFIADVFGPRSLEVGRSIEADGYKIHSTIFFDHPFVSEVLAQGKEVFVSLGGIEATEVANFIERHGIGPDSKVTLLYGFQAEPTPMERNHLGRIPSWIAHTGLPLGFMDHSDGDGADTVNLSVLAMGMGVRIFEKHITLDRILELEDYVSALPPGAFAEYAQALRRLESAVGDSTLDLTEPERAYREKAIKRCVASHDMSAGTVVTAEAFSMIRPDKPVGEFDPSAVLGRELARDMVKGEPISKGDLK, from the coding sequence GTGTCTGACCTCAGGATCATAGCCGAAGCGGCACAGGGTTATCTGCCGCTTACCGCCGACCGAGGCTCGCTCGAGACGGCACTGCTCATGACTCGGGCGGCCGCGGTAGCGGGCGCTGACGCGATCAAGTTTCAGATCGTCTACGTGGAGGAGCTGGCTTATCCCGGCAACGTGCACTTCGATATTTTCCGGCGCCTGGAAATGCCGACGGAAGATTGGCAGACCGTCCGGGACTATGCCAAGGGTTCGGGACTTGAGTTCATCGCGGATGTTTTCGGGCCGCGGTCACTTGAGGTGGGCCGCAGTATTGAGGCTGACGGCTACAAGATTCACTCGACCATCTTTTTTGATCACCCGTTTGTTTCCGAAGTCCTGGCTCAGGGAAAGGAGGTGTTCGTTTCACTAGGTGGAATCGAGGCGACTGAAGTTGCTAATTTCATTGAGCGACACGGGATTGGGCCGGATTCCAAGGTCACGCTCCTGTATGGCTTCCAGGCGGAGCCAACGCCCATGGAGCGGAATCATCTCGGCAGGATCCCGTCGTGGATCGCACATACCGGCCTTCCGCTCGGGTTCATGGATCACTCGGATGGCGATGGCGCCGATACAGTCAACCTTTCAGTCCTTGCCATGGGGATGGGTGTTCGGATTTTCGAGAAACATATTACGCTGGACCGTATCCTCGAGCTTGAGGACTATGTTTCTGCGCTGCCCCCGGGAGCATTTGCCGAGTACGCCCAGGCGCTTCGCCGACTGGAATCAGCCGTGGGGGATTCCACTCTTGATCTGACGGAGCCGGAGCGGGCCTACCGCGAGAAGGCGATCAAGCGATGTGTGGCCAGTCATGACATGTCTGCTGGCACCGTGGTTACGGCGGAGGCGTTTTCCATGATTCGGCCGGACAAGCCGGTGGGGGAGTTTGACCCGAGTGCGGTTCTTGGGCGCGAGTTGGCCCGGGACATGGTGAAGGGTGAGCCGATTTCAAAGGGAGACTTGAAGTGA
- a CDS encoding Gfo/Idh/MocA family oxidoreductase: protein MKAIIAGLGSIGMRHARNLRSLGVQDLIGFDPTAERRSRFVEEFGTTAVSGFAEGLKSAPDLAVIASPNRFHVEQAMLCAEAGCHLFVEKPLGTTLKGIDGLKRVVSEKGLFAHVGSNFKFHPALLKMQELIQSGALGRITGAQILAGQWLPGWHPWEDYRKVYSARSDLGGGIVFDTHEFDYLTWLLGPAEQISGFTTNSGALEIDTEDVAAACLVFSSGVIATIQVDYIQRAYRRRYHISGDSGTIEWDFAKGLLDFYSIESDETVTFDVSEEVNEMYLRQMEHVLEGTRTDIAPMTSLDQAAHVLDLQIRLRKNRV, encoded by the coding sequence ATGAAAGCAATCATCGCCGGGCTCGGATCCATCGGGATGCGGCATGCACGCAACCTACGAAGTTTGGGCGTGCAGGATCTGATCGGCTTCGACCCTACTGCCGAACGTCGCTCGCGCTTTGTGGAGGAGTTCGGGACCACGGCCGTTTCCGGTTTTGCTGAGGGGCTGAAGAGCGCCCCGGACCTCGCGGTGATCGCTTCCCCCAATCGGTTTCATGTTGAGCAGGCGATGCTCTGCGCCGAAGCTGGTTGCCACCTTTTCGTTGAGAAGCCACTAGGGACCACCCTGAAGGGAATAGACGGCCTCAAGCGCGTGGTGTCAGAGAAGGGTCTTTTTGCCCATGTGGGCTCCAACTTCAAGTTCCACCCGGCCCTCCTGAAGATGCAGGAATTGATTCAGTCTGGAGCTCTCGGTCGGATTACCGGTGCCCAGATTTTGGCGGGCCAGTGGCTGCCCGGCTGGCACCCATGGGAAGACTATCGGAAGGTCTACTCTGCGCGGAGCGATCTTGGTGGGGGTATCGTCTTCGACACCCACGAATTTGACTACCTGACCTGGCTATTGGGCCCTGCAGAACAGATCTCTGGATTCACAACCAATTCGGGGGCACTCGAAATCGACACCGAGGATGTCGCCGCGGCGTGTTTGGTGTTTTCGAGCGGGGTGATTGCCACCATCCAAGTGGACTACATTCAACGCGCCTACCGCAGGCGGTATCACATTTCCGGCGATTCAGGGACGATCGAGTGGGACTTCGCTAAAGGGTTGCTCGATTTTTACTCCATTGAGTCCGACGAAACCGTGACCTTCGACGTTAGCGAAGAGGTGAATGAGATGTATCTTCGCCAGATGGAGCATGTGCTCGAAGGTACCCGAACGGACATTGCTCCCATGACTTCCCTGGACCAGGCGGCGCACGTGCTGGACCTACAAATTCGACTCAGGAAGAACCGTGTCTGA
- the pseB gene encoding UDP-N-acetylglucosamine 4,6-dehydratase (inverting): MESLKNASILITGGTGSFGKSFVRYALDNLNPTRLVVFSRDELKQFEMRQQFPESKYPNLRFFIGDVRDKERLYRAVDGVDVLVHAAALKQVPACEYNPLEAIKTNVIGAANIVDAAIDRNVKKVLALSTDKAANPVNLYGATKLCSDKLFVAANTYSGFHGTRFSVVRYGNVVGSRGSVIPYFLAQKSTGTLTITDPRMTRFLITLDQGVKFVIDSMIRMRGGEIFVPKIPSVKVTDLARVVAPDCEQKVIGIRPGEKLHEVMVSEDDARNSLEYDDHYVIQPSHPFWDSDRFKQDRGGKPCEDGFSYCSDSNPDWLSDDQIGGLIDMVNTGPMTTDVKPKADEPSFFSGA; this comes from the coding sequence ATGGAATCTCTAAAGAACGCCAGCATTCTGATCACTGGTGGTACCGGTTCATTTGGTAAGTCGTTTGTCCGCTATGCTCTGGACAACCTGAATCCCACCCGCCTTGTGGTCTTCAGCCGCGATGAACTCAAGCAGTTCGAGATGCGGCAGCAGTTTCCGGAGTCGAAGTATCCGAATCTGCGGTTCTTCATTGGCGACGTCCGGGACAAAGAGCGCCTTTATCGTGCCGTGGACGGTGTTGATGTACTGGTTCACGCTGCGGCCCTCAAGCAGGTACCCGCCTGCGAGTACAATCCGCTTGAGGCGATCAAGACGAACGTGATCGGCGCGGCCAATATCGTGGACGCGGCCATAGACCGGAACGTCAAAAAGGTTCTGGCCCTGAGCACCGACAAGGCTGCCAATCCGGTCAATCTTTACGGAGCCACGAAGCTTTGCTCCGACAAGCTTTTCGTGGCAGCGAACACCTATTCGGGCTTTCACGGCACTCGCTTCTCCGTGGTTCGGTACGGGAACGTGGTCGGCAGCCGGGGCAGCGTGATCCCCTACTTCCTGGCCCAGAAGTCGACAGGAACGTTGACGATCACGGATCCGCGCATGACCCGCTTCCTGATCACGCTCGACCAGGGAGTCAAGTTTGTGATTGACTCCATGATCCGCATGCGTGGTGGAGAGATCTTCGTCCCGAAGATCCCTTCGGTGAAGGTGACGGATCTCGCCCGCGTTGTTGCGCCCGACTGCGAGCAGAAGGTCATCGGTATCCGTCCCGGGGAGAAGCTCCACGAGGTCATGGTGTCCGAGGACGATGCGCGCAACAGCCTGGAGTATGACGATCACTACGTGATCCAGCCGAGCCATCCGTTCTGGGACTCCGATCGCTTCAAGCAGGATCGTGGCGGGAAGCCGTGCGAGGACGGGTTCAGCTATTGCAGCGACAGTAATCCCGATTGGCTGTCGGATGATCAGATCGGTGGGTTGATCGACATGGTCAATACGGGGCCCATGACGACCGACGTGAAGCCGAAGGCGGACGAGCCGTCCTTCTTTTCCGGAGCGTAG
- a CDS encoding transaldolase, whose amino-acid sequence MSLLDDLNVQIFADGADLAGMTAMARDPRISGFTTNPTLMRKAGVQDYRSFAREVVAAIPDRPISFEVFSDDLGEMIDQGREIATWGENVNVKIPVTNTAGEFTGRVVSDLSGAGVKVNVTALFTVAQVERVMASLRGESEAFISVFAGRIADTGRDPSPIMAEAMTCLSSRPGTRLIWASPRELYNIFQADQVGCDIITVANNLLEKLPLVGKDLDQFSLETVEMFRKDAVAAGFSIN is encoded by the coding sequence ATGTCCCTGCTTGATGATCTAAACGTTCAGATTTTTGCCGACGGAGCAGACCTCGCGGGAATGACCGCGATGGCGCGTGATCCCCGGATTTCCGGCTTCACGACCAATCCGACATTGATGCGGAAGGCTGGTGTGCAGGACTACCGGAGTTTCGCCCGCGAGGTCGTGGCTGCGATCCCTGATCGCCCCATCTCGTTCGAGGTCTTTTCGGACGATCTGGGCGAGATGATCGATCAGGGTCGTGAGATCGCCACTTGGGGTGAGAACGTGAATGTCAAAATTCCGGTAACCAACACGGCCGGTGAGTTCACGGGTCGCGTGGTCTCTGACCTTTCAGGGGCTGGGGTGAAGGTGAACGTGACTGCGCTCTTCACTGTTGCGCAGGTCGAGCGGGTGATGGCCTCCCTGCGCGGCGAAAGCGAGGCGTTCATTTCGGTCTTCGCCGGACGGATCGCAGACACGGGTCGCGATCCCTCGCCGATCATGGCGGAAGCGATGACCTGCCTCTCGTCTCGTCCAGGGACCCGGCTGATCTGGGCGAGCCCCCGCGAGCTTTATAACATCTTCCAGGCGGACCAGGTTGGCTGCGACATCATCACGGTCGCTAACAATCTTCTTGAGAAGCTTCCCCTGGTTGGGAAGGATCTTGATCAGTTCTCGCTCGAAACCGTTGAGATGTTCCGCAAGGACGCGGTGGCTGCGGGCTTTTCAATCAATTGA